CAAATCCCTGATTCTCTCCTTAGCTTTTTGGCTGAAAGCGATGTATCTGTTTGTAACTGAAGAGCCTCAAAACTTTTGTGGACAATGCTTTGAGAGGGTTTGTTCCCCTGTCAGACTCAAAACTGATCACCGATCACTGATAACTGATTCAAGGCTGACGGCTGGTACTATATAATAAAAAACGCTCCTTAGTTAGATATTAAGAAAAACATGGAAGTTATCCCCGCTATTGATATTCTCGATGGCAAATGTGTGCGACTTTATCAGGGAGATTACCAACAATCGCAGGTTTTTAACGATAATCCCGCAATAGTGGCGCGAGAATGGGTCAATCAGGGGGCAACCAGATTACATTTAGTTGATTTGGATGGAGCTAAAGAGGGTAAATCGGTTAATTTGTCAACTATTGAAACAATTCTTAATGATATTGCCATTCCCGTGCAGGTGGGGGGTGGACTGCGAGATCTAGAAACGGTGAGTAATCTCCTGAAAATCGGGGTAGAAAAGGCGATTTTAGGGACAGTAGCCGTAGAAAAGCCGGAATTAGTCAGCGAACTTTGTCAAAGCTTTCCGGGGCAAATAATTGTCGGTATTGATGCTCGCGATGGCAAAGTAGCCACGCGGGGTTGGTTAGAAACTTCCGAGGTAGAGGCGATCGCTCTTGGTCAAGATATGGCAAAAAGAGGAGCCAGCACGATTATCTACACTGATATTCATCGAGATGGCACCCTTTCTGGTCCTAATCTCGCCGCTTTGCGAGAATTAGCCGAATCTGTCGAAATTCCCGTGATCGCCTCTGGGGGCATTAGTTCCCTGACAGACCTACTGAGTTTATTGTCTTTGGAACCTTTAGGAGTAACGGGAGTAATCGTGGGCCGCGCTCTTTATACCGGTGCGGTTAACCTCTCGGAAGCGATTAACGCCATCGGTTCGGGCCGTTGGCAGGATGTACCCCCGAATTTTTTCGTTTAACGGACTTGTTTGAGAGTATCCACCTGTTTATTGAACATATCGGTAAATAGTCCCAAAACGGTGCGATTTTCATTGACTTTGATGTTAACGCTCACGGACATCCCCGATTGCAGCGGTAGAGTGGATTGATCTTTCAAAACTAAATCTTGACTGTTCAAGCGTACCCGGACGGGGAACCGATAAAAACGGTGATTTTCGTCGGGAGGTAGAGCATCGGAACCGATCGAGATTACTTCTCCCTTAATATCGCCGTATTCACTGTAGGAAAAGGAATCAATGCGAATATCGGCCTTTTGTCCCACGCGCACAAAACCGATGTCTTGGTTAGTCACGTCCACCTCTGCCACTAAACAACCTTTAGCGGCATCTTTCACCTCAGTGGGACAGCCATCGGGAACAAGTTTTAATAATGCTTCCGCTTGACTTGGTTGGGGAACAAACCCGGGCCGGGCCTTGAGATCGAAGACCACACCATCAATCGGGGCGGTAATTTTTTGATATTTAATCGTCTGTTGTGCTTGACTAATTTCACTATCTAACTCAGCAATGCGCTTGTTATTATCAATGATAACGCGACTGATCTGACTATCGATTTCAGCGATCCGTTTGTAATTGTCCGCCATTTTATCGCGCACATCTTTTTCCGTGATTACCGTGGTATTAATCAGCTTTTCTCGCGCTTGGGAGATCAACAGGAAATAACGCTTTTCTTCCTGTTCCAGGCGGGAAATTTCGGCGATGCGGGTTTGTACTTCTTTCTCTTGTTTTTCTCGATCGATTTTGCCGTTAGCCTCTTGCTGCTGCAGTTCATTCTGGCGGTCAGTGACCGACTGTCTTTGCTTGTTGATCTGATAACGGGCGACCGCTCCTTCTTCTTCCAAGGGTTCAATATCCTTAAGAATATTACGCTCGATATCCAAGCTTTCTTCGCCCTGTTTCATCGCATTGGCATTACGAGTCTTAATTTCTTCTAAGACGAAGCGATCATTGATTAATTGCGAGCGGGCATCGGCCAACTGTACCCTGGTTTGGGCCAATTGTTTTTCTAATTGTTCCATTTCCAATCTAGCAGCCGCTTGTCGAGAATTGGCCTCCCGTTGGGCCGCCTCTAAACGAGCTAATTGCTCCCCTTGTAAAGCAGAGCTAGAGGCAACTTCACTGACCTGTGCTTGATAAAGTTGATTTTCTGCCACCAAAGCGGCACGATTACGCGCTAAATCGGCGATTT
This portion of the Microcystis aeruginosa NIES-2549 genome encodes:
- the hisA gene encoding 1-(5-phosphoribosyl)-5-[(5-phosphoribosylamino)methylideneamino]imidazole-4-carboxamide isomerase, with the translated sequence MEVIPAIDILDGKCVRLYQGDYQQSQVFNDNPAIVAREWVNQGATRLHLVDLDGAKEGKSVNLSTIETILNDIAIPVQVGGGLRDLETVSNLLKIGVEKAILGTVAVEKPELVSELCQSFPGQIIVGIDARDGKVATRGWLETSEVEAIALGQDMAKRGASTIIYTDIHRDGTLSGPNLAALRELAESVEIPVIASGGISSLTDLLSLLSLEPLGVTGVIVGRALYTGAVNLSEAINAIGSGRWQDVPPNFFV
- a CDS encoding HlyD family efflux transporter periplasmic adaptor subunit yields the protein MNGNSNNGHNGNGNGKSDELTQAGKNVATTTKNKSITPSLPTFSPPEQSVILKQSPIWSRTIIWTLMSVTTAALIWSAFAKIEQVVGAQGQLKPQGKVQEVQSPVNGVVQEVTVKDGDRVNKGDVLVLMDSSASKVQLESLRTIRATAEKENQFYRLLMAQDLTPAQVESSITQLKLPSEIADLARNRAALVAENQLYQAQVSEVASSSALQGEQLARLEAAQREANSRQAAARLEMEQLEKQLAQTRVQLADARSQLINDRFVLEEIKTRNANAMKQGEESLDIERNILKDIEPLEEEGAVARYQINKQRQSVTDRQNELQQQEANGKIDREKQEKEVQTRIAEISRLEQEEKRYFLLISQAREKLINTTVITEKDVRDKMADNYKRIAEIDSQISRVIIDNNKRIAELDSEISQAQQTIKYQKITAPIDGVVFDLKARPGFVPQPSQAEALLKLVPDGCPTEVKDAAKGCLVAEVDVTNQDIGFVRVGQKADIRIDSFSYSEYGDIKGEVISIGSDALPPDENHRFYRFPVRVRLNSQDLVLKDQSTLPLQSGMSVSVNIKVNENRTVLGLFTDMFNKQVDTLKQVR